The Kluyvera intermedia genome window below encodes:
- the fliN gene encoding flagellar motor switch protein FliN, with protein MSDMNTPPDDNSGSVDDLWAEALNEQQTTSSSKSAAEAVFQQLGGGDVSGTLQDIDLIMDIPVKLTVELGRTRMTIKELLRLTQGSVVALDGLAGEPLDILINGYLIAQGEVVVVADKYGVRITDIITPSERMRRLSR; from the coding sequence ATGAGTGATATGAATACTCCACCCGATGACAACAGCGGATCCGTGGACGATCTGTGGGCTGAAGCGCTAAACGAGCAACAAACAACCAGCAGTAGCAAGAGTGCCGCCGAAGCGGTATTCCAGCAACTGGGCGGCGGTGACGTCAGCGGGACATTGCAGGATATCGACTTGATTATGGATATCCCGGTCAAACTGACCGTGGAGCTAGGACGTACCCGAATGACCATCAAAGAACTGCTGCGCCTGACGCAAGGTTCAGTGGTGGCGCTGGACGGTCTGGCCGGTGAACCGCTTGATATTCTGATCAACGGTTATCTGATTGCTCAGGGTGAAGTGGTAGTCGTCGCCGATAAATACGGTGTGCGTATTACCGACATCATTACGCCATCTGAACGTATGCGCCGCCTGAGTCGTTAA
- the fliM gene encoding flagellar motor switch protein FliM encodes MGDSILSQAEIDALLNGDSENASEPLARAVGEDDIRPYDPNTQRRVVRERLQALEIINERFARHFRMGLFNLLRRSPDITVGAIRIQPYHEFARNLPVPTNLNLIHLKPLRGTGLVVFSPSLVFIAVDNLFGGDGRFPTKVEGREFTHTEQRVINRMLKLALEGYSDAWKAINPLEVEYVRSEMQVKFTNITTSPNDIVVNTPFHVEIGNLTGEFNICLPFSMIEPLRELLVNPPLENSRNEDQNWRENLVRQVQHSELELVANFADISLRLSQILKLKPGDVLPIDKPDRIIAHVDGVPVLTSQYGTVNGQYALRVEHLINPILNSLNEEQPK; translated from the coding sequence ATGGGCGACAGTATTCTTTCTCAGGCCGAAATTGATGCGCTGCTTAACGGCGACAGCGAAAACGCCAGCGAGCCTCTGGCACGAGCGGTGGGCGAAGATGATATTCGTCCCTACGATCCTAATACCCAGCGCCGGGTTGTCCGCGAGCGTTTACAAGCGCTGGAGATTATTAACGAGCGTTTTGCGCGCCACTTCCGTATGGGGTTGTTTAACCTGTTGCGCCGTAGCCCGGACATTACCGTGGGGGCGATTCGCATTCAGCCTTATCACGAGTTTGCCCGCAATCTACCGGTGCCGACCAACCTCAACCTGATTCACCTGAAACCGCTGCGCGGTACCGGTCTGGTGGTGTTCTCGCCAAGCCTGGTGTTTATTGCCGTGGACAACCTGTTCGGGGGCGACGGTCGTTTTCCGACGAAGGTCGAAGGACGCGAGTTTACCCACACCGAGCAGCGCGTGATTAACCGGATGTTGAAGCTGGCGCTGGAAGGTTATAGCGACGCATGGAAAGCGATTAATCCGCTGGAAGTAGAGTACGTGCGTTCGGAAATGCAGGTGAAATTCACCAATATCACCACCTCGCCAAACGATATCGTGGTCAACACGCCGTTCCATGTAGAAATCGGTAACCTGACCGGCGAATTCAATATCTGTCTGCCGTTTAGCATGATTGAACCGCTGCGCGAGCTGCTGGTTAATCCACCGCTGGAAAACTCACGCAATGAAGATCAGAACTGGCGGGAGAATCTGGTGCGCCAGGTGCAGCACTCGGAGCTGGAACTGGTGGCCAACTTTGCCGATATTTCGCTGCGCTTATCCCAAATACTGAAATTAAAACCCGGTGATGTCCTGCCGATTGACAAGCCCGATCGCATTATTGCTCACGTCGATGGCGTACCTGTGCTGACCAGTCAGTACGGTACCGTCAACGGCCAGTATGCGCTGCGCGTAGAACATTTGATCAACCCGATATTGAATTCGCTGAACGAGGAACAGCCCAAATGA
- the fliL gene encoding flagellar basal body-associated protein FliL, whose protein sequence is MTDTAITKKSKRSLWIPLLVLVTLAACATAGYSYWRFENKTAAAAPKEAPPPAAPVFFPLDTFTVNLGDADRVLYVGVTLRMKSEADRARLNDYLPEVRSRMLLLLSRQDAAKLATDEGKKQLAADIKATLSTPLIASQPKQDITDVLYTAFILR, encoded by the coding sequence ATGACTGACACCGCAATCACTAAAAAGAGCAAACGCTCCCTGTGGATCCCGCTTCTGGTTCTGGTAACGCTCGCCGCCTGCGCCACCGCAGGCTACAGCTATTGGCGATTTGAGAATAAGACTGCCGCTGCCGCACCGAAAGAAGCGCCACCACCTGCCGCCCCGGTCTTTTTCCCGCTCGACACCTTTACCGTGAATCTGGGCGATGCCGACCGCGTGCTCTACGTTGGCGTGACGCTGCGAATGAAAAGTGAAGCCGATCGCGCGCGTCTGAACGATTACCTGCCAGAAGTTCGTAGCCGGATGCTGCTGCTGTTATCACGTCAGGATGCCGCTAAACTCGCCACCGACGAGGGTAAAAAACAGCTCGCTGCCGATATTAAAGCAACGTTGAGCACCCCGCTGATTGCCAGTCAGCCTAAACAGGACATCACCGACGTTCTGTATACCGCCTTTATTCTGCGATAG
- a CDS encoding flagellar hook-length control protein FliK, whose translation MITLPNLVVSDTQLAGADSTTKAAGSPEDFLALLAETLSQGVELSDVKTKLVASEDTATPRDIKTPGQSLTEWLVSQEATRTTSDSALNTVTPDDAQTLLSSLAAHLKSELAASKENGSVKDAKDDDGEAKLSDDEMKSLSALMAMLPVMPAAQPVPQTTVAATVAQSGEALNTLTASLNRSNGKADGLAESKGAPISAAQTDARAAAVVPAFAVNAQKADTESTPSPAAPTATLAPVASQFITPAGTSVAAATANIHAQLGTPDWQQNVSQHVTLFTRQGQQTAELRLHPESLGQVHITLKVEDNLAQIQMASPHSHVRAALEAALPVLRSQLEESGIQLGQSNISSNGFAGQQQQSSQQSFASRADVSHAEDHDDGDILPVPVTLQSAARGDNAVDIFA comes from the coding sequence ATGATCACACTGCCAAACCTGGTTGTCAGCGACACCCAACTTGCTGGCGCCGACAGCACGACAAAAGCCGCTGGCAGCCCTGAGGATTTTCTGGCGTTGCTGGCGGAAACCTTATCGCAAGGTGTCGAGCTTAGCGACGTCAAAACAAAGCTGGTAGCCAGTGAAGACACCGCAACACCGCGTGACATCAAAACCCCGGGACAATCGCTGACCGAGTGGCTGGTGTCGCAAGAGGCAACGCGCACAACAAGTGACTCCGCCCTGAATACCGTTACGCCTGACGATGCCCAGACGCTACTGAGCTCACTGGCCGCTCACCTGAAAAGTGAACTGGCGGCAAGCAAAGAAAACGGCAGCGTAAAAGACGCTAAAGATGACGACGGTGAAGCGAAGCTCAGCGATGATGAGATGAAAAGCCTGAGTGCATTGATGGCAATGCTCCCGGTGATGCCTGCGGCACAGCCCGTACCGCAGACCACGGTTGCTGCTACAGTTGCACAATCAGGCGAAGCACTCAATACGCTGACCGCTTCGCTTAACCGTAGCAACGGTAAAGCAGATGGATTAGCGGAGAGCAAAGGCGCGCCAATTTCAGCCGCGCAAACCGACGCTCGTGCCGCAGCGGTGGTTCCGGCTTTTGCGGTTAACGCGCAGAAAGCAGACACTGAAAGCACACCAAGCCCTGCGGCACCAACGGCAACACTTGCCCCCGTTGCCAGCCAGTTCATCACCCCAGCGGGAACTTCCGTCGCCGCGGCCACCGCCAATATTCATGCACAGCTAGGCACGCCCGACTGGCAGCAGAATGTTAGCCAGCATGTCACGCTGTTTACCCGTCAGGGCCAGCAAACGGCTGAACTGCGTCTGCATCCAGAATCACTAGGCCAGGTTCACATCACCTTGAAAGTTGAGGATAACTTAGCGCAGATCCAGATGGCTTCACCGCATAGCCATGTCCGTGCGGCGCTGGAAGCCGCGCTGCCGGTTCTGCGTAGCCAGCTTGAAGAGAGCGGGATTCAACTGGGGCAAAGCAACATCAGCAGTAACGGTTTTGCCGGGCAACAGCAGCAGTCGTCGCAACAGTCATTCGCTTCGCGCGCTGATGTGAGCCACGCCGAAGACCATGACGATGGCGATATTTTGCCAGTCCCTGTCACCCTGCAATCCGCCGCTCGTGGTGACAATGCGGTAGACATCTTTGCTTAA
- the fliJ gene encoding flagellar export protein FliJ: protein MAQHGALATLKELAETDVDNAALALGEMRRGCQQAEEQLKMLMDYQLEYQNNLNNDMSQGIASLRWQNYQQFIQTLEKAIDQHRQQLIQWNKKVEQALTFWREKKQRLQAWQALQERQASAELLAENRLDQKKMDEFAQRATLRKPE, encoded by the coding sequence ATGGCGCAGCACGGTGCATTAGCAACGCTGAAAGAACTGGCAGAAACCGATGTCGACAACGCCGCCCTGGCGCTGGGCGAGATGCGGCGTGGCTGCCAGCAAGCGGAAGAACAGCTGAAAATGTTGATGGACTACCAGCTTGAATACCAGAACAACCTGAACAACGACATGAGTCAGGGGATTGCCAGCCTTCGCTGGCAGAACTATCAGCAGTTTATCCAGACGCTGGAGAAGGCCATTGACCAGCACCGCCAACAGCTCATCCAGTGGAATAAAAAAGTGGAGCAGGCCCTGACCTTCTGGCGAGAGAAAAAGCAGCGTCTGCAAGCATGGCAGGCGCTCCAGGAAAGACAGGCGTCAGCCGAATTGTTGGCGGAAAACCGCCTCGATCAAAAGAAAATGGATGAGTTTGCCCAGCGCGCTACCTTGAGGAAACCCGAATGA
- the fliI gene encoding flagellar protein export ATPase FliI, which produces MTVRLTRWLNTLDNFEARIAQLPAVRRYGRLIRATGLVLEATGLQLPLGATCIIERQQGAEMQEVESEVVGFNGHRLFLMPLEEVEGILPGARVYARNLAGEGLQSGKQLPLGPALLGRVLDGGGKPLDGLPAPDTTETGALITQPFNPLQRTPIEHVLDTGVRPINALLTVGRGQRMGLFAGSGVGKSVLLGMMARYTRADVIVVGLIGERGREVKDFIENILGTEGRARSVVIAAPADVSPLLRMQGAAYATRVAEDFRDRGQHVLLIMDSLTRYAMAQREIALAIGEPPATKGYPPSVFAKLPALVERAGNGITGGGSITAFYTVLTEGDDQQDPIADSARAILDGHIVLSRRLAEAGHYPAIDIEASISRAMTALITEEHYARVRHFKQLLSSFQRNRDLISVGAYAKGSDPMLDKAITLWPQLEAFLQQGILEKADWESSIQHLELIFPTS; this is translated from the coding sequence ATGACCGTCCGTCTGACCCGCTGGTTAAATACGCTGGATAACTTTGAGGCGCGCATCGCACAACTTCCTGCGGTGCGTCGTTACGGTCGCCTGATCCGCGCGACTGGTCTGGTGCTGGAAGCCACCGGCCTGCAACTTCCGCTGGGAGCAACCTGCATTATTGAACGCCAGCAGGGTGCAGAAATGCAGGAAGTAGAAAGCGAAGTGGTCGGTTTTAACGGTCACCGTCTGTTTTTAATGCCGCTGGAAGAGGTCGAAGGGATCTTACCCGGTGCGCGCGTTTACGCCCGTAATCTTGCCGGTGAAGGTCTGCAAAGCGGCAAACAATTACCGCTCGGCCCAGCGCTGCTCGGCCGCGTGCTGGACGGTGGCGGCAAGCCGCTCGATGGCCTTCCCGCGCCGGATACGACAGAGACCGGGGCGCTGATCACTCAACCGTTTAACCCGCTGCAACGAACGCCGATTGAACACGTGCTCGATACCGGCGTGCGTCCTATCAATGCCTTGCTTACCGTTGGGCGCGGTCAACGTATGGGGCTGTTTGCCGGTTCCGGCGTCGGTAAGAGCGTGCTGCTCGGCATGATGGCGCGTTATACCCGCGCCGATGTGATTGTGGTCGGGCTTATCGGCGAGCGTGGCCGCGAAGTGAAAGATTTTATCGAGAACATCCTTGGTACCGAAGGGCGCGCGCGTTCGGTGGTGATTGCCGCCCCCGCCGACGTGTCACCTTTACTGCGTATGCAGGGTGCCGCGTATGCCACACGCGTGGCGGAAGATTTCCGCGACCGGGGTCAGCACGTGCTGCTGATTATGGACTCCCTCACCCGTTATGCCATGGCGCAGCGTGAAATCGCGCTGGCCATTGGCGAACCCCCAGCGACCAAAGGCTACCCACCGTCGGTATTCGCCAAGCTGCCCGCCCTGGTTGAACGCGCCGGTAACGGCATCACCGGCGGCGGCTCCATTACGGCTTTTTATACCGTACTGACCGAAGGTGATGACCAGCAGGACCCGATTGCCGACTCCGCGCGTGCGATCCTTGATGGTCACATTGTGCTGTCACGACGGCTGGCGGAAGCCGGGCATTATCCGGCGATTGATATTGAAGCCTCAATCAGCCGTGCCATGACCGCACTTATCACGGAAGAACATTACGCGCGGGTGCGTCATTTCAAACAGCTGCTCTCCAGTTTCCAGCGTAACCGTGACCTGATTAGCGTCGGCGCCTATGCCAAAGGCAGCGACCCGATGCTCGACAAAGCCATTACGCTCTGGCCACAGCTGGAAGCATTTTTACAGCAAGGCATTCTTGAAAAAGCTGACTGGGAATCGTCAATTCAGCATCTGGAATTGATTTTCCCAACGTCTTAG
- the fliH gene encoding flagellar assembly protein FliH — translation MSDTTPWKVWQPDDLAPPSVPEFAPIAVDPLDEMAEEISAEQLQQQQLAQLQIQAHEQGYQAGLREGHAAGQQQGYQEGLAQGLEQGLAQAKQEQAPIHARMQQLASEFQHTLDTLDSVIASRLVQMALEAARQIVGQVTGVDNSALIKQIQTLLQQEPMFTGKPQLRVSPEDLPRVEEMLGATLDLHGWRLRGDPTLHPGGCKVSADEGDLDASVATRWQELCRLAAPGAC, via the coding sequence ATGTCTGATACCACACCGTGGAAAGTCTGGCAGCCTGACGATCTCGCACCGCCATCCGTGCCCGAGTTCGCCCCGATCGCCGTCGACCCACTCGACGAAATGGCCGAAGAAATTTCCGCTGAACAGCTGCAACAACAACAGCTGGCACAGTTGCAAATTCAGGCCCACGAACAGGGCTATCAAGCCGGGCTGCGTGAAGGTCACGCTGCTGGGCAACAACAGGGTTATCAGGAAGGCCTGGCGCAAGGGCTTGAACAAGGCTTGGCGCAAGCGAAGCAAGAGCAAGCACCCATTCATGCTCGTATGCAGCAGTTGGCGAGTGAATTCCAGCATACGCTGGATACGCTGGACAGCGTCATCGCGTCACGCTTAGTGCAGATGGCGCTGGAAGCAGCGCGGCAAATTGTCGGTCAGGTTACTGGGGTAGATAACAGCGCGCTGATCAAACAGATCCAGACACTATTACAGCAGGAGCCGATGTTTACCGGCAAACCTCAGCTGCGCGTGAGCCCGGAAGATCTGCCACGGGTTGAAGAAATGCTCGGCGCGACTCTCGACCTGCACGGCTGGCGGCTGCGCGGCGACCCGACTTTGCATCCTGGCGGCTGTAAAGTCTCCGCTGATGAAGGCGACCTTGATGCCAGTGTTGCCACTCGCTGGCAGGAACTGTGCCGCCTGGCGGCTCCGGGAGCCTGCTGA
- the fliG gene encoding flagellar motor switch protein FliG, translating to MSNLSGIDKSVILLMTIGEDRAAEVFKHLSTREVQQLSTAMAGVKQISNKQLTDVLAEFEIEAEQFAALSVNANEYLRSVLVKALGEERASSLLEDILETRETTSGIETLNFMEPQSAADIIRDEHPQIIATILVHLKRGQAADILALFDERLRHDVMLRIATFGGVQPAALAELTEVLNNLLDGQNLKRSKMGGVRTAAEIINLMKTQQEEAVISAVREFDGDLAQKIIDEMFLFENLVEVDDRSIQRLLQEVDSESLLIALKGSEPPLREKFLRNMSQRAADILRDDLANRGPVRLSQVENEQKAILLIVRRLAETGEMVIGSGDDTYV from the coding sequence ATGAGTAATCTTTCCGGGATCGATAAAAGCGTCATTTTGCTGATGACGATTGGCGAAGATCGCGCCGCCGAGGTGTTCAAGCACCTCAGCACGCGCGAAGTCCAGCAGCTCAGTACCGCCATGGCAGGCGTGAAGCAAATCTCCAATAAACAGCTCACCGATGTACTGGCTGAGTTTGAAATTGAGGCCGAACAGTTCGCGGCGCTGAGCGTCAACGCCAACGAATACCTGCGTTCAGTGTTGGTCAAAGCGTTGGGTGAAGAACGTGCTTCCAGCCTACTGGAAGATATTCTCGAAACCCGCGAAACCACCAGCGGTATCGAAACACTCAACTTTATGGAACCGCAGAGCGCGGCCGATATCATTCGCGACGAGCATCCGCAGATTATCGCCACCATCCTTGTGCACCTTAAACGGGGTCAGGCGGCCGATATTCTGGCGCTGTTCGATGAACGTCTGCGTCACGATGTGATGCTGCGTATCGCCACCTTCGGCGGTGTACAGCCAGCCGCACTGGCGGAGCTGACCGAAGTGCTGAACAACCTGCTCGACGGTCAGAACCTCAAGCGCAGCAAAATGGGCGGCGTGAGAACGGCGGCCGAAATCATCAACCTGATGAAAACACAGCAGGAAGAAGCGGTTATCTCAGCCGTTCGCGAGTTCGATGGCGATCTGGCACAGAAAATTATCGACGAGATGTTCCTGTTCGAGAACCTGGTCGAAGTCGACGATCGCAGTATCCAGCGTCTGTTGCAGGAAGTGGACTCCGAATCGCTGCTTATCGCACTCAAAGGTTCCGAGCCACCGCTTCGCGAGAAGTTCCTGCGCAATATGTCCCAACGTGCAGCCGACATTCTCAGAGACGATCTGGCCAACCGTGGCCCGGTGCGTCTGTCTCAGGTGGAAAACGAACAGAAAGCGATTCTGCTTATTGTGCGCCGACTGGCCGAAACCGGCGAGATGGTGATTGGCAGCGGAGACGACACCTATGTCTGA
- the fliF gene encoding flagellar basal-body MS-ring/collar protein FliF: MSASATATPQNKTQEWVNRLRANPKIPLMVASAAAVAILVAMVLWAKAPDYRTLFSNLSDQDGGAIVSQLTQMNVPYRFADNGGALEVPADKVHELRLRLAQLGLPKGGSVGFELLDQEKFGISQFSEQVNYQRALEGELSRTIETLGPVKSARVHLAMPKPSLFVREQKSPSASITVNLEPGRALDEGQISAVVHLVSSAVAGLPPGNVTLVDQGGHLLTQSNTSARDLNDAQLKYTADVEGRVQRRIEAILGPIVGNGNVHAQVTAQVNFDNKEQTDEQYRPNGDASQAAVRSRQVSESDQSGSPYPGGVPGALSNTPAPAPSAPIANQPANQAANGQNAQNGASRTTTTNGPHNSQRSETSNFEVDRTIMHTKKNVGDVQRLSVAVVVNYRNLPTGKPLPLTNDQMKQIEDLTREAMGFSTPRGDTLNVVNSPFNDTEETGGELPFWKQQTFIDQLMSTGRWLLVLIVAWLLWRKAVKPQLQRREQIAQAAVEQNKAQHEIQEAVEVRLSKDEQTQQRRANQRLGAEVMSQRIREMSDNDPRVVALVIRQWMNNDHE; encoded by the coding sequence ATGAGCGCCAGTGCTACGGCTACACCACAAAATAAAACCCAGGAATGGGTCAATCGCCTGCGCGCTAATCCAAAAATTCCGCTGATGGTGGCGAGCGCTGCTGCGGTAGCGATTCTCGTGGCGATGGTGCTGTGGGCAAAAGCCCCGGACTACCGCACGCTGTTTAGCAACCTGTCTGACCAGGATGGCGGCGCTATCGTTAGCCAACTGACCCAGATGAATGTCCCCTATCGTTTTGCCGATAACGGCGGCGCGCTGGAAGTTCCGGCGGATAAAGTGCATGAACTGCGCCTGCGTCTGGCACAGCTGGGTCTGCCAAAAGGCGGCAGCGTCGGGTTTGAACTGCTCGATCAGGAAAAATTTGGCATCAGCCAGTTTAGCGAGCAGGTGAATTACCAGCGTGCGCTTGAAGGCGAACTGTCGCGCACCATTGAAACCCTCGGCCCGGTGAAGAGCGCGCGCGTGCATTTAGCGATGCCAAAACCGTCGCTGTTCGTGCGCGAGCAAAAATCCCCTTCCGCCTCGATTACCGTTAACCTCGAACCGGGCCGTGCGCTCGATGAAGGGCAAATCTCTGCGGTCGTTCACCTGGTCTCCAGCGCCGTTGCCGGTCTGCCACCGGGTAACGTTACGCTCGTCGATCAGGGCGGGCATTTACTGACCCAATCCAACACCAGCGCGCGCGACCTCAATGACGCACAGCTCAAATATACCGCCGATGTTGAAGGCCGCGTACAACGCCGCATTGAAGCGATTCTTGGGCCGATTGTCGGCAACGGCAACGTTCACGCGCAGGTCACCGCACAGGTTAACTTTGACAACAAAGAACAAACCGACGAACAGTACCGGCCAAACGGCGACGCCAGCCAGGCGGCGGTTCGCTCACGTCAGGTGAGCGAGAGCGATCAAAGCGGCAGCCCGTATCCGGGCGGCGTTCCGGGCGCCCTGTCTAATACCCCGGCTCCCGCACCATCGGCCCCGATTGCCAACCAACCTGCAAACCAGGCCGCCAATGGTCAGAATGCGCAGAACGGTGCATCGCGCACCACAACCACCAATGGCCCTCATAACAGCCAGCGCAGTGAAACCAGCAACTTTGAAGTTGACCGCACCATCATGCACACCAAAAAGAACGTCGGCGATGTCCAGCGTCTTTCGGTGGCCGTCGTGGTCAATTACCGCAATCTGCCGACCGGCAAACCGCTGCCGTTGACCAACGATCAGATGAAGCAAATTGAGGATTTGACCCGCGAAGCAATGGGCTTCTCCACCCCCCGTGGCGATACCCTGAACGTGGTCAATTCACCATTTAACGATACCGAAGAAACCGGTGGCGAACTGCCGTTCTGGAAACAACAGACCTTTATCGATCAGTTGATGTCCACCGGACGCTGGTTGCTGGTGCTTATCGTGGCATGGCTGCTGTGGCGTAAAGCGGTTAAACCGCAGCTACAACGTCGTGAGCAAATTGCACAGGCCGCCGTTGAGCAGAACAAAGCACAACATGAAATTCAGGAAGCCGTTGAGGTTCGCCTGAGCAAAGATGAGCAGACGCAGCAGCGCCGTGCCAACCAGCGCCTGGGTGCTGAGGTAATGAGCCAACGTATTCGTGAGATGTCTGATAACGATCCGCGCGTGGTGGCGCTGGTCATTCGCCAATGGATGAATAACGACCATGAGTAA
- the fliE gene encoding flagellar hook-basal body complex protein FliE, protein MAIQGIEGVLSQLQATASMARNQSVDTQPTISFAGQLHAALDRVSETQTSARTQAEKFSLGEPGIALNDVMTDLQKASVSLQMGIQVRNKLVSAYQEVMGMQV, encoded by the coding sequence ATGGCAATTCAGGGTATTGAAGGCGTCCTGTCACAGCTGCAGGCAACAGCGTCGATGGCACGAAATCAAAGCGTCGATACGCAGCCAACCATCAGTTTTGCCGGGCAACTGCACGCCGCGCTCGACCGCGTGAGCGAAACGCAAACCAGTGCCAGAACCCAAGCGGAGAAGTTCTCGCTGGGCGAGCCGGGCATTGCGCTAAATGATGTGATGACCGATTTGCAAAAAGCGTCGGTGTCGTTGCAGATGGGGATTCAGGTGCGTAATAAGCTGGTGAGTGCTTATCAGGAAGTGATGGGCATGCAGGTGTAG